TCGCTGCCGGGCCGGTCGACGGTGTCACGGGGCCCTTTACGGTGACTGCCGCGGAGGGTGCCGAGTTGACTGTGTCAGTTCCGGAAGGTTACACGCTCTATACGGATGCTGCCGGTACTGTGCCGGTAACCAACCCGGTGGGCTCCGGAATCCAGGTGTGGGTGCGCAGCACCGCCCAAACGACCGATCCCGTGGTGATCAATGCCAGGGCGGTCGTGCCAGTAGAGACGGGCAACGTTTACCTCTACGCGGGTAACAACCCTGACGTCGCCACCGCGCAGAAGCTGATCCTTGCTGCCGACGCCGAAGTGGATTCCACTGCTGAGGCCACAGCGGAATTTTTCATTGCCGGAGACCTGGCGGTGACCAAGACCTTTGCCGGTGCAGCTGTCGGACAGCAGCAAGCCATTAGCCTCACTGTTGATTGTGGGCCGGCAGGGCAGTATCTGATTGAGATACCGGCAGGAGCTGCCGCCGCCGTCTCCGAAACAATCACCGGTCTCCCGGTGGGGACCGTTTGCTCGGTGACTGAATCAACTACCGGTTCGACATCGGCAGTGACGGTAACCGCGACGCTTCCCGACCCTGTAGAAATAGGCGAGGGTGAGAACACCTTAACCGTCATGAACACGGTGGAATACAACCCGGGAAGCCTTCTGATCACAAAGACGATCAGCGGCTCGGGAGCGGGGCTCCAAGACGACATCCTGATCCACGTTCAATGTGGTGACGGCATCCTGGACGAAACGATCATCCTGCCCGCGGGCACTGCTTCCGGGGAGTACACGCAGCTGTACGAGAACCTCCCGGCGGGGACCCCATGCCGGATCTCCGAGCCGACATCGGGCGCCAATGAGGACGTAACCGTCGAATCCTTCTTCACTGGCGACGTCTCTATCATCGCCGGCGAGGTTCAGGTCACTGGGGTTACCAACGCTTTCGCTCCTGTTCCCTACACCGAGCGGTTGCCCAAGACCGGATCTGCCAGCACGGCAAGTCTCGCGCTGGCAGGAGGAGGAGCCCTGGTAGTGGGCACCCTGCTGGTGATGGGCTCGACGCGCCGGCGCCGAAAGTAGGCACCGCAGGACCGCAGATTGCACTTTCCTAACGACGGCGGGGCCGGCTCCTTGAGGGCCGGCCCCGCCGGCTTACCCAGCCTCTTGAAACCGGCCGCGGAGGCTCCCGGGGTCGATTTGCGGGCCCGGCGAAACCTGTGTAGAGTCTTCTAAGTCGCCGCGGCCGGGAGTTGGAAAACTTCACGAGCATGGCGGCCACACCACACCAAAAACATCCTGGTGATCCATCCTGCGCTGAGAAGCCCGGGAGCGGAAAGCCGGGGATTTGGCGTGGGTTTCTCCGGACAAACGAAGCAGTCTTCGGAATATACCGAATTGCTAAAACAGTCCGGATGAAATAGAATAAAGAAACACTGCAGCGAAGAGAAAAGAAAGACATTGAATTGTTTTTCCGAGTATTTCGGATGCATCTGTTGTTTGAGAACTCAATAGTGTGCCAAGTTTATTGATACCAATTATTTTAATTGGTTGAACTGGTTCTTCCGCCCACCCCGTGGGTTGGGAGGACTTTTTTAGCTGGTTTCGAATTTAGTGCAGGACCGTGCAGCCAATTTTCCTTGGCTCCGGTGCTGTGTCTGTAACACATTTACGGAGAGTTTGATCCTGGCTCAGGATGAACGCTGGCGGCGTGCTTAACACATGCAAGTCGAACGATGACTTTTGTGCTTGCACAAAATGATTAGTGGCGAACGGGTGAGTAACACGTGAGTAACCTGCCCTTAACTTCGGGATAAGCCTGGGAAACCGGGTCTAATACCGGATACGACGGTCCACCGCATGGTGGTCCGTGGAAAGCTTGATGCGGTTTTGGATGGACTCGCGGCCTATCAGCTAGTTGGTTGGGGTAATGGCCCACCAAGGCGACGACGGGTAGCCGGCCTGAGAGGGTGACCGGCCACACTGGGACTGAGACACGGCCCAGACTCCTACGGGAGGCAGCAGTGGGGAATATTGCACAATGGGCGAAAGCCTGATGCAGCGACGCCGCGTGAGGGACGAAGGCCTTCGGGTTGTAAACCTCTTTCAGCAGGGAAGAAGCGAAAGTGACGGTACCTGCAGAAGAAGCGCCGGCTAACTACGTGCCAGCAGCCGCGGTAATACGTAGGGCGCAAGCGTTATCCGGAATTATTGGGCGTAAAGAGCTCGTAGGCGGTTTGTCGCGTCTGCTGTGAAAGCCCGGGGCTCAACCCCGGGTCTGCAGTGGGTACGGGCAGACTAGAGTGCAGTAGGGGAGACTGGAATTCCTGGTGTAGCGGTGAAATGCGCAGATATCAGGAGGAACACCGATGGCGAAGGCAGGTCTCTGGGCTGTAACTGACGCTGAGGAGCGAAAGCATGGGGAGCGAACAGGATTAGATACCCTGGTAGTCCATGCCGTAAACGTTGGGCACTAGGTGTGGGGGACATTCCACGTTTTCCGCGCCGTAGCTAACGCATTAAGTGCCCCGCCTGGGGAGTACGGCCGCAAGGCTAAAACTCAAAGGAATTGACGGGGGCCCGCACAAGCGGCGGAGCATGCGGATTAATTCGATGCAACGCGAAGAACCTTACCAAGGCTTGACATGAACCGGAAAAGCGTAGAAATACGCTCCCCACTTGTGGTCGGTTTACAGGTGGTGCATGGTTGTCGTCAGCTCGTGTCGTGAGATGTTGGGTTAAGTCCCGCAACGAGCGCAACCCTCGTTCTATGTTGCCAGCGCGTTATGGCGGGGACTCATAGGAGACTGCCGGGGTCAACTCGGAGGAAGGTGGGGACGACGTCAAATCATCATGCCCCTTATGTCTTGGGCTTCACGCATGCTACAATGGCCGGTACAAAGGGTTGCGATACTGTGAGGTGGAGCTAATCCCAAAAAGCCGGTCTCAGTTCGGATTGAGGTCTGCAACTCGACCTCATGAAGTTGGAGTCGCTAGTAATCGCAGATCAGCAACGCTGCGGTGAATACGTTCCCGGGCCTTGTACACACCGCCCGTCAAGTCACGAAAGTTGGTAACACCCGAAGCCGGTGGCCTAACCCCTTGTGGGAGGGAGCCGTCGAAGGTGGGACCGGCGATTGGGACTAAGTCGTAACAAGGTAGCCGTACCGGAAGGTGCGGCTGGATCACCTCCTTTCTAAGGAGCACCTCAGAGTTTTCCGTGTCCTTCCACAGTGTTGGAGGCGGGCTTTGCAGGAGATGCCCATCTCGGAGACATTCGTTCTCCGGTGGGTGCTCAAGGGTGGAATATCAATAAGCAGGTGCCCGGCGTTGAGCCTGGCAGTCTAGTACGCCGTGCGTGCCTTCCTTGCGGAGGCGCTGTCCCGGTTGGAAACCGCTGCCGGTCTTCAAGTACCGGGTTTTTCCGTTTGGCACACTGTTGGGTCCTGAGACAACAGGACCGAAGAATTTCAAGCCTTCTTGAAGGGTTGGAAGGGACACGGTTTCGTGTTGTTTCTGATTGTTCCTGCGCAGGTCCAAGACCGTCCACGGTGAATACGTGGTGGTGGCGGGGTGTGACGGGGTTGTTGTTTGAGAACTACATAGTGGACGCGAGCATCTTAAAATTATTAAGTGCAATTTCAGATAAACCTGGTGCTCCGGGTCATGCCCTTGCGGTGTGGTCCGGTGTTGTCATGGTTTTCTCGATAGCAGGAAATATTTATTGATCTTTGTGGTCAAGTTTTTAAGGGCACACGGTGGATGCCTTGGCATCAGGAGCCGAAGAAGGACGTAGGAATCTGCGATAAGCCTGGGGGAGTTGATAACCGAGCGTTGATCCCAGGATGTCCGAATGGGGAAACCCCGCCCGGCGCGCGAGTGACCGGGTGACCCGCATCTGAACACATAGGGTGCGTGGAGGGAACGTGGGGAAGTGAAACATCTCAGTACCCACAGGAAGAGAAAACAACAGTGATTCCGTTAGTAGTGGCGAGCGAACGCGGAAGAGGCTAAACCAGTGGTGTGTGATAGCCGGCGGGCGTTGCATCACTGGGGTTGCGGGACTTTCCGTACCGATTCTGCCGGATCGGTGAAGTGAGTGCAGATGCATAGGTGAACTGGTTTGAAAGCCAGGCCGTAGAGGGTGTTAGCCCCGTAACCGGAATGTATGCTGCCGCTTGGAGAGGATCCCAAGTAGCACGGGGCCCGAGAAATCCCGTGCGAATCTGCCAGGACCACCTGGTAAGCCTAAATACTCCCTGATGACCGATAGCGGACAAGTACCGTGAGGGAAAGGTGAAAAGTACCCCGGGAGGGGAGTGAAACAGTACCTGAAACCGTGTGCCTACAATCCGTTGGAGCAGGGCGATGCCACTTGTGGTGTCGTGCTTGTGACAGCGTGCCTTTTGAAGAATGAGCCTGCGAGTTAGTGTTACGTCGCGAGGTTAACCCGTGAGGGGAAGCCGTAGCGAAAGCGAGTCTGAACAGGGCGATGCAGTGGCGTGATCTAGACCCGAAGCGGAGTGATCTACCCATGGCCAGGTTGAAGCGCGTGTAAGAGCGCGTGGAGGACCGAACCCACTTCAGTTGAAAATGGAGGGGATGAGCTGTGGGTAGGGGTGAAAGGCCAATCAAACTCCGTGATAGCTGGTTCTCCCCGAAATGCATTTAGGTGCAGCGTTGCGTGTTTCTTACCGGAGGTAGAGCTACTGGATGGCTAATGGGCCCTACAAGGTTACTGACGTCAGCCAAACTCCGAATGCCGGTAAGTGAGAGCGCAGCAGTGAGACTGTGGGGGATAAGCTTCATAGTCGAGAGGGAAACAGCCCAGACCACCAACTAAGGCCCCTAAGCGTGTGCTAAGTGGGAAAGGATGTGGAGTTGCGAAGACAACCAGGAGGTTGGCTTAGAAGCAGCCATCCTTGAAAGAGTGCGTAATAGCTCACTGGTCAAGTGATTCCGCGCCGACAATGTAGCGGGGCTCAAGTACACCGCCGAAGTTGTGGCATTCAAATATTAGCCAAGCGGATGGTTTATCCATTTTCGTTCAAGCGTTTGGATGGGTAGGGGAGCGTCGTGTGGGCAGTGAAGTCGCGGTGTAAACCAGCGGTGGAGCCTACACGAGTGAGAATGCAGGCATGAGTAGCGAAAGACGGGTGAGAAACCCGTCCGCCGAATGATCAAGGGTTCCAGGGTCAAGCTAATCTGCCCTGGGTAAGTCGGGACCTAAGGCGAGGCCGACAGGCGTAGTCGATGGACAACGGGTTGATATTCCCGTACCGGCGAAAAACCGCCAATACCAAGCGGGGGACACTAACCGCCCAATACCTGACCGGCCGCCCTTGTGGCGACCCGGTTTTTGGTGGAGCGCGGGACCTGATCCTGGGAGGTAAGCGTATTAACAGGTGTGACGCAGGAAGGTAGCCGGGCCGGGCGATGGTTGTCCTGGTCTAAGGATGTAGGGTCAGCGATAGGTAAATCCGTTGCTGTGTCTTTGATGACGATACCTGAGATCTGATGGGACCCACTTTGGTGGGAATCCGGTGATCCTATGCTGCCTAGAAAAGCATCGGCGCGAGGTTTTAGCCGCCCGTACCCCAAACCGACACAGGTGATCAGGTAGAGAATACTAAGGCGATCGAGAGAATTATGGTTAAGGAACTCGGCAAAATGCCCCCGTAACTTCGGGAGAAGGGGGGCCCCAACCTTGATGGACACTTGCTGTCCGGAGGGGATCGGGGCCGCAGAGACCAGGGGGAAGCGACTGTTTACTAAAAACACAGGTCCGTGCGAAGTCGCAAGACGATGTATACGGACTGACTCCTGCCCGGTGCTGGAAGGTTAAGAGGACCGGTTAGCCCTTACGGGCGAAGCTGGGAATTTAAGCCCCAGTAAACGGCGGTGGTAACTATAACCATCCTAAGGTAGCGAAATTCCTTGTCGGGTAAGTTCCGACCTGCACGAATGGAGTAACGACTTCCCCGCTGTCTCAACCATAAACTCGGCGAAATTGCAGTACGAGTAAAGATGCTCGTTACGCGCAGCAGGACGGAAAGACCCCGAGACCTTTACTATAGTTTGGTATTGATATTCGGTGTGGCTTGTGTAGGATAGGTGGGAGACTGTGAGACCCGGACGCCAGTTCGGGTGGAGTCATCGTTGAAATACCACTCTGGTCATACTGGATATCTAACTTCGGCCCGTAATCCGGGTCAGGGACAGTGCCTGATGGGTAGTTTAACTGGGGCGGTTGCCTCCTAAAGAGTAACGGAGGCGCCCAAAGGTTCCCTCAGCCTGGTTGGCAATCAGGTGGCGAGTGTAAGTGCACAAGGGAGCTTGACTGTGAGAGAGACATCTCAAGCAGGGACGAAAGTCGGGACTAGTGATCCGGCGGTACATTGTGGAATGGCCGTCGCTCAACGGATAAAAGGTACCTCGGGGATAACAGGCTGATCTTGCCCAAGAGTCCATATCGACGGCATGGTTTGGCACCTCGATGTCGGCTCGTCGCATCCTGGGGCTGGAGTAGGTCCCAAGGGTTGGGCTGTTCGCCCATTAAAGCGGTACGCGAGCTGGGTTTAGAACGTCGTGAGACAGTTCGGTCCCTATCCGCTGCGCGCGCAGGAAATTTGAGAAGGGCTGTCCTTAGTACGAGAGGACCGGGACGGACGAACCTCTGGTGTGTCAGTTGTACTGCCAAGTGCACCGCTGATTAGCTACGTTCGGATGGGATAACCGCTGAAAGCATCTAAGCGGGAAGCCCGCTTCGAGATGAGATTTCCATACACCTTGTGTGTGAGAGGCCCCCAGCCAGACCACTGGGTTGATAGGCCGGATGTGGAAGCGGGGACTAAAGACCCGTGAAGCTGACCGGTACTAATAGGCCGATAACTTACACCACACCACAATCTGGGAGAACACGACTTCAAACGGTTCTCCAAAGTATAAAGGGTTGTGTTGATCATGCTGCTTGCGTCCACTATGTGGTTCCCGGATAACAAACCCGTGTGGTTTGTCACCCGTGGAACCGGCACCGCCACACCCTTTATTCGGGGTGGGTGCCGTATAATTACAGTTATAACTTCGCTATTGCAACACATTCTTTTTGATGGTGTGTTGTGTTGTGACCATTGATTTCCCCTCACCCAGGTTTGTTTATGGGTGGTGCGGGTGGAAGGGTTACGGCGGTCATAGCGTGGGGGAAACGCCCGGTCCCATTCCGAACCCGGAAGCTAAGACCCACAGCGCCGATGGTACTGCATCCGGGAGGATGTGGGAGAGTAGGTCACCGCCGGACAATATTTACGGTTGAAAGACACCGGTTGTTCAGAGAGTAAGGCCCCGCCATTGGCGGGGCCTTACTTGTTTAACACCGCGCCGGGATGGCAGAAACTGCACGTCCCGGCCCCGGGAAGAGCACTTACTGCCATCTCGCGAGAGAATCCTCACTCTTTGGCTGCCAGCCAAGCCACCACCACATTTCCAAGCAGAGTTCGGAGATGGTCGCTGAGCGGCGGCGCATGCAGGTCTCTTCCGAAGAGATGGCCAAAAGTGTATTGGTTCGCGACCTGGAAGACGCAGTAGGCGCTGATGACCAGATGCACGTCAAAGGCGTCCACATCGTGCCGGAAGACTCCCTCCTCACGGCCGCGCTCCAGGATTTCCTCCAGCAGGCCGACGGCCGGCGCAACGAGTCCCCGGATCGATTCAATTTGTCGGATGAACACGCCGCGGTGGATGTTCTCGATCATCACCAGCCGGATGAAATCGCTGTGCCGTACATGGTGGTCATAGGTCAGCTCCGCCAGGCGGCGCACTGCCTCGATGGGGCCCAGCGACCCGACATGGATGGCACGTTCCGCAGCACGGATGCCGCCGTAGGCACTCTTCAGCACCTCGAGATAGAGCTGTTCCTTGCTGCCGAAGTAGTAGTAGATCATGCGCTTTGTCGTGCGGGTTCTCGCGGCAATCTCATCCACCCGTGCTCCCGAGTAGCCCTCCGCCGCAAACACTTCGGTGGAGACCTTCAGAATTTCGGCCCGCGTGCGTTCCGGATCCCGCTTCCGTTCCGTTGCGGGCGGCCCGGCGGAACCCTCGGCCAGTTCTCTAAGTTCCTCCACCTCAGGTACCCTCCTCAATCTCAGCCGCTGGATCCGCGGCCACATCATTAGCAAGTAATCGCCGCGGATTCCCGATCATCAGCATCCTCAACACCGGCTCGGCGAAGCCCGCCGCCCGGAGCTGCGGCAACACCCGCCGATGCACCGTTTCCATGTGCCAGTGGGGGACGGTACGTGAACGCCAGGACGGCGGCGTCATCCTGCTGAAGAACGCGGCATCGTGCGACAGCAGGATCCGGTCCGCGTACCCACGGCTGAGCAGCGCGCACAGCGTCCGGAACCGCTGCGCATCGGGAACGACGTGCTCCATGCCGAAGCGGTCGAAACCGAGGAAAGACCCGGCGTCGGCCAGCGACATCAGGTAGTCCAAGTCCTCCGAATCACCCGCATGGCCAATAACCACGCGATCCAGCGGCACCCCGAGGCGGGCGAGCAGCTGCTGCTGCGCCGTCCCGCCGCGGGACTCCGCATGTGAGTGGGTGGTCAGTGGTACTCCCG
This genomic interval from Arthrobacter sp. zg-Y820 contains the following:
- a CDS encoding DUF5979 domain-containing protein — encoded protein: MMIVPLAVPAHGVFNGESPGDEVPVGAVEVTMTGTGQGSAVTGGLPPVGAAFDPTTGYPADVPEGYETDNPSFAGVITTVDLEGNTQQMYCIDIRTSTYAGLGYEGGTWSESNVPNIGYVNRVLNSYYPEQPGLPAGAPSDDVRAAAVQAAVWFFSDGFVLQDTDPVRPFTLAIVQAVLLAGPLAEPPAPDVYIEPPVAAGPVDGVTGPFTVTAAEGAELTVSVPEGYTLYTDAAGTVPVTNPVGSGIQVWVRSTAQTTDPVVINARAVVPVETGNVYLYAGNNPDVATAQKLILAADAEVDSTAEATAEFFIAGDLAVTKTFAGAAVGQQQAISLTVDCGPAGQYLIEIPAGAAAAVSETITGLPVGTVCSVTESTTGSTSAVTVTATLPDPVEIGEGENTLTVMNTVEYNPGSLLITKTISGSGAGLQDDILIHVQCGDGILDETIILPAGTASGEYTQLYENLPAGTPCRISEPTSGANEDVTVESFFTGDVSIIAGEVQVTGVTNAFAPVPYTERLPKTGSASTASLALAGGGALVVGTLLVMGSTRRRRK
- a CDS encoding TetR/AcrR family transcriptional regulator, with product MEELRELAEGSAGPPATERKRDPERTRAEILKVSTEVFAAEGYSGARVDEIAARTRTTKRMIYYYFGSKEQLYLEVLKSAYGGIRAAERAIHVGSLGPIEAVRRLAELTYDHHVRHSDFIRLVMIENIHRGVFIRQIESIRGLVAPAVGLLEEILERGREEGVFRHDVDAFDVHLVISAYCVFQVANQYTFGHLFGRDLHAPPLSDHLRTLLGNVVVAWLAAKE